The nucleotide window GGTGAGGCCAacaatttcttctcctcctcctcccccacaataTTCCCCGGGGCACTTTAAGAGCACACCTCCTCTACTTTGAAAAGAAAATACATTATTATgagggtatttgttcattcattccttcattcaatcgtatttattgagccctgactgtgtgcagagcactggactaagcgcttgggaagtccaggttggcaacatcaatcaatcaatcgtatttactgagcgcttactgtgtgccgagcactggactaagcgcttgggaagtccaggttggcaacatcaatcaatcaatcgtatttactgagcgcttactgtgtgccgagcactggactaagcgcttgggaagtccaaattggcaacatctagagacggtccctaccccacagcgggctcacggtctagaagggggagacagacgacaaaagaaaacctatttaacaaaataaaataaatagaataaatatgtacaaataaaataaatagagtaataaataagtacaaacatatttgttcattctattcattcaatcgtatttattgagcgcttactgtgtgcaaagcactggactaagcacttgggaagtccaaattggcaacatctagagacggtccctaccccacagcgggctcacagtctagaagggggagacagatgacaaaacgaaacctattaacaaaattaaaaaaatagaataaatatgtacaaataaaatagagtaataaataagtgcagacatatatacaggtatatttgttcattcattcattcaatcgtatttattgagcacttactgtgtgcagagcactggactaagcacttgggaagtccaggttggcaacatctagagacagtccctaccccacagcgggctcacagtctagaagggggagacagacgacaaaagaaaacctattaacaaaataaaataaatagaataaatatgtacaaataaaataaataaatagagtaatgaataagtacagacatatatacagatatatttgttcattcattcaatcatatttattgagcgcttactgtgtgcagagtgctgtactaagcgcttgggaagtccaggttggcaacatctagagacagtccttaccccacagcgggctcacagtctagaagggggagacagatgacaaaagaaaacctattaacaaaataaaataaatagaataaatatgtacaaataaaatgaataaatagagtaataaataagtacagacatatatacaggtatatttgttcattcattcattcaatcgtacttattgagcgcttactgtgtgcagagcgctgtactaagcgcttgggaagtacaagttggcaacatctagagacggtccctacccaacagcgggctcacagtctagaagagggagacagagaacaaaacaaaacctattaacaaaataaaataaatagaataagtatgtacaaataaaataaatagagtaataaatacaaacactgctctaggttctggggtagttacaagtgaactggacacattccctatctcacatggactcacagtttaagtgggagggagaacagggtttccaggattttttaatggtatttgttaagcacttactatgtgcgaggcactgtactaaacgctggggtagagaagcagcatggctcagtggaaaaagcctgggctttggagtcagtgatcaagagttcaaatcccggctctgcccattgtcaccttgtaacctccccagtgcttagaacagtgctttgcacatagtaagcgcttaataaatgccactgttattgctattattattattctccgtgcctgttacctcatctgtaaaatggagattgactgtgaacccccgccatgggacaacctgatgaacttgtatccccccagcgcttagaacagtgctttgtacatagtaagctcttaacaaatgctattattattatgatcatctatggtatttattgagcagttactgtgtgccaagcactgtactaagtgcttgggcgagtacaacacaacatcatcatcatcatcatcaatcatatttattgagtgcttactatgtgcagagcactgtactaagcgcttgggaagtacaaattggcaacatatacagacagtccctacccaacagtgggctcacagtctaaaagggggagacagagaacaaaaccaaacatactaacaaaataaaataaatagaatagatatgtacaaataaataaataaatagagtaaaaaaatatgtacaaacatatatacatctatacaggtgctgtggggaagggaaggaggtaagatggggggatggagagggggacgagggggagaggaaggaaggggctcagtctgggaaggcctcctggaggaggtgagctctcagaagggccttgaagggaggaagagagcgagcttggcggatgggcagagggattgggggcattccaggcccgggggatggcatgggctgggggtcgatggcgggacaggcgagagcgaggtacggggaggagatcagcggtggaggagcggagggtgcgggctgggctggagaaggagagaagggaggggaggtaggagggggccaggggatggatggacagcctggaagcccagggtgaggagtttctgcctgatgcacagattgattggtagccacaacagagttggtagacacgttccctgctcacaatgagcttacagactagaggaacgATACCGGATAatcagctacaagataatcaggttgaacacagctccctgtcccacgagggcttcacaatttaatccccattttacagatgggggaactgaggcaccgaagttaagtgacttgtccaaagtcacccagtggacaactggcagagctggaattggaacccaggcccgtgctccttccaccaagTCACAATGTTTCTCTTGTAAGCCCTGttatctttcactcattcattcattcaatcgtatttattgagcgcttactgtgtgcagagcactgtactaagcgcttgggaagtacaagttggcaacatatagagttggtccctccccaacagcgggctctcactGGTACAAAACCAGAGAAAAGGCCCTACTCAGTTGAATGGGTGAAGGCCTTGGGTGAGGTGAGCCcattctttcagactgtgagcccactattgggtagggaccgtctctatatgttgccaacttgtacttcccaagcgcttagtacagtgctctgcacacagtaagcgctcaataaatacgattgatacagcGAATAGGTtgctattagaggagcgaagcgtttGGGGTGAGTTGTCGGCCAAgggcaaggtaaggtagaagggggaaaggtgatggagtgctttgaagttgatatatgtttgtacatatttatttatatttattactctatttatttatttattttacttgtacatatctattctatttattttattttgttagtatgtttggttttgttctctgtctcccccttttagactgtgagcccactgttgggtagggactgtctctatatgttgccaatttgtacttcccaagcgcttagtacagtgctctgcacacagtaagtgctcaataaatacgattgattgattgattgattgatggtgtagGCAGGCAACTTGGGGAAAACTTTTTTGTTTCcgcaaacaaaataaatacagtttattgcctgagccttcccagactgagccccccccccttttcccctccccgcagcacctgtatatatgtttgtacgtatttattaccctattgatTTTAACTCTGTTAAAATAAACTCTGTTTATTTTAAACTCAGTGGTGTtgtgttgtgagaagcagcgtggctcggtggtgagagcccgggctttggagtccgaggtcatgggttcaaattctgactccaccaactgtcagctgggtgactttgggcaaagtcacttcacttctctgggcctcagttacctcagttggaaaatggggattaagactgtgagccccccgtggggcaacctgatcaccttgtattccccctcagcgcttagaacagtgctttgcacatagtaagcgcttaatgaatgccattattattattcttattcttatatttgtacatatttctagactgtgagcccactgttgggtggggaccgtctctatatgttgccaacttggacttcccaagcgcttagtacagtgctcggcacacagtgagcgctcaataaatacgattgaatgaatatttattctatttattttattttgctaatatgttttgttttgtcatctgtctcccccttctagactgtgagccctttgttgggtagggaccatctctagatgttgccagcttgtccttcccaagcgcttagtccagtgctctgcacacagtaagcactccataaatacgactgaatgaatgaatatttatactatttattttattttgctaatatgttttgtcgtctgtctcccccttctagactgtgagcccactgttggtagggaccgtctctagatgttgccaacttggacttcccaagcgcttagtacagtgctctgcacacagtaagcgctcaataaatacgattgaatgaatgaatgaatgattgaatgaatgactttttcgAGGGCCGGAAGTGGAGGGGCCGCAATGACACAGCGCCGCGCGGCGTGATGACGTCACAGGCCCCGCGACGTCCCCGCCCTCTTCAGGTTGCCGGGCTCCCGGCCGCGTCCCTGCTCTCGCGAGATCTTCCGGCGGCGGGCTCGCCTCGGGCGCAGCCAATCGCCTCAGAGCGCCGAGTAGAGGCCGCAAGATGGCGGCGGGAGCGTGCCGCTGGCTGatggccgccgcccccgccctgtCCGGGCCCCCTGGGAACGGGCTGAggctgggaggcggaggggcGGCGCGGGGAACCGCCCGGAGCGGCCCGGCACCGGCCCGGGGCCCTTCGCGGACGCTGATCGTCACCCAAAGCGGCGCCATTTTACCCAAACCAGTCAAAGTGAGTATGGGGGCGGGCTCTGAATGACAGGGCCGGCAGCCAATCACAGCCATACGGGCGGGGGTGGGCGGGCTGTGATTGAGAGCGCCGGCAGCCAATCACAGCCATtgtcccgggggcgggggcctTGGGGGGTCTGATTAACAGGGCCGGCAGCCAATCACAGCTTTTGCCCCGAGGGGCGGGGGCCGCGGGCTCTGATTGGCAGGGCCGGCAGCCAGTCACAGCCATGGGGCGGGCTCTGATTGAGAGGGCCGGCAGCCAATCACGGCTATTGTCCCGAAGTGGGTGGGGGCCGCGGGAGCTGTTTGATAGGGCCGGCAGCCAATTAAATCCATCGGGGCGGGCTCTGATTGACAGGACCGGCAGCCAATCACAGCCATTGTCGGGGGGCCCGGGAGGGGGGGTCTGATTGACAGGGCCGGCAGCCAATCACAACCATTGACCCAGGGGGGCGGGGGCTGCgggctctgattcattcattcatttaatcgtatttactgagcccgctgttggatagggaccctctctatatgttgccaacttgcacttcccaagcgcttagtccagtgctctgcacacagtaagcgctcaataaatacgattgaatgaatactgagcgcttactatgtgcagagcactgtactaagcgcttgtttgacagggtcgggattagaacccatggcctctgactcccaagcccgggctctttccactgagcaatgcttttTCCCATACCATTatctaataatggtgatggtatttgttaatcgcttactatgtgataagcactgttctaagcgctggggtagatacaaggtgaccagtttgtcccacgtggggcgcacagtcctcatccccattttccagatgagggaactgaggcccagagaataataataataaaggaggccttcccagactgagccccttccttcctctccccctcgtccccctctccatcccccccttcttacctccttcccttccccacagcacctgtatatatggatatagggttgtacagatttattactctatttatttatttatttattttatttgtacatatctattctattttattttgttagtatgtttggttttgttgtctgtctcccccttttagactgtgagcccactgtcgggtagggaccgtctctatatgttgccaacttggacttcccaagcgcttagtacagtgctctgcacacagtaagcgctcaatacatacgattgatgatgatgatgttaagcgcttactatgtgcccggcactgttctaagcactggggaggatacaaggtgatcatgttgtccaatgcgggactcacagtcttaatccccattttccaaatgagggaactgaggcccagagaagtgaagtgacttgcccaaaatcacccagctgacaa belongs to Tachyglossus aculeatus isolate mTacAcu1 chromosome 14, mTacAcu1.pri, whole genome shotgun sequence and includes:
- the SMDT1 gene encoding essential MCU regulator, mitochondrial, encoding MAAGACRWLMAAAPALSGPPGNGLRLGGGGAARGTARSGPAPARGPSRTLIVTQSGAILPKPVKMSFGLLRVFSIVIPFLYVGTLISKNFAALLEEHDIFVPEDDDDDD